The Gemmatimonadaceae bacterium genome includes a window with the following:
- a CDS encoding phage tail protein has product MGTSVRPDPFRSFNFKIEFDGLPVGSFSECSGLTAEGDAVDYREGTDLQLSVRKLIGMRKYTNIVLKRGYTVNGELWAWYKLIANGVNERRDGSIILQDEEHNEVMRWNVSKAWINKIEGPTFNATANEVAIESCELVHEGLELA; this is encoded by the coding sequence ATGGGCACCTCCGTCCGTCCCGACCCGTTCCGCAGCTTCAACTTCAAGATCGAGTTCGACGGGCTCCCCGTCGGCAGCTTCAGCGAGTGCAGCGGCCTCACCGCCGAGGGCGACGCGGTGGACTACCGCGAGGGCACCGACCTGCAGCTCTCGGTGCGCAAGCTGATCGGCATGCGCAAGTACACCAACATCGTCCTCAAGCGCGGCTACACCGTCAACGGTGAGCTGTGGGCGTGGTACAAGCTGATCGCCAACGGCGTGAACGAGCGGCGCGACGGCTCGATCATCCTGCAGGACGAGGAGCACAACGAGGTGATGCGCTGGAACGTGTCGAAGGCCTGGATCAACAAGATCGAGGGGCCGACGTTCAACGCCACCGCGAACGAGGTCGCGATCGAGTCGTGCGAGCTGGTGCACGAGGGGCTGGAGCTCGCGTGA
- a CDS encoding phage tail sheath subtilisin-like domain-containing protein, whose product MPEYLSPAVYVEEVDTGSKPIEGVSTSTAGMVGVTERGPVNVPILVTSMGEFTRWFGEPLGDVEFRNANGFHCYLPHAVQGFFTNGGKRVYVTRVLRDDARASVAALFDRGGPASVASRLLRSTRAGTGTLVNQPLVSILAPAALAAGDAIRIGNGSQSEYRTLAANPVASTHVALSFPLAHAHDAGTPITDVARLLLAPFTAPCTLAAATPAGTATVTLTEGVAGEAAFLAAGQVLEFGAAADAEHRRIERLSGAGASRTVVLDAPLVLAHAAATAVTPLNVAGGAATTLLAAANARDSVIFGDAIGADFTLTANLVVFEAGTAQVEVRRIADLHQLALLRSTYDAYPRGSTVSEVTVTDDRRTLTAASVVDTITIDDVAGLEPGQRLRVDPGGAPEVRTIRSVDTTALTVTFTVALAGPHGAGQFVEVLPTTLTAATAVADVSIPLASRLGLGVGDVLRIGVAPDAEFATVAALTGDPAAPPNAGAIVLAGPLAIAHANGATVQRVRVGPAAVVRQPASLVLDAAADSDVLVVSENFGFALGDMVEVTTPSGLRWLHALSAAAAAVVPMEVELDAPLDRSHELGAEIAQRTAMIGISAIDAGRWGDRLRISVEDEANGLVSGATLAIVNSPTDIRLSSPTGVEPGTVLELIAPAGDDTVIGGLLKVAAINRSNNRITLAAPLSAAQNTAYTNALGLGQQLRVRSREFRLSVLLMRRPDPMVPSRDDSAVDREVFANLSMDPRHSRYFLSLIGDVAGVPRLSDGRPDGGSWYVRAEDLAANAAAREAVRLGPETLVDRLPSGMPRAARHALAGGDDSLALLDDTVYIGVDAVDPGDRTGLQALKNIEEVSIVAIPGRTATALQGALISHCEEMRFRFAVLDSQRAPLDAIADVRAQRQQFDTKYAALYYPWLLIPQPFPTVPGPTLPYMVPPAGHMVGVYARTDIERGVHKAPANEVVRGIVGLQRSLSKGEHDILNPYPVNINVIRDFRSNSRGIRAWGGRVITSDSDWKYVNVRRLMIFIEQSVERGLQWVVFEPNAEPLWARVVRTISNFLRTVWRNGALEGTKVEEAFFVRCDRSTMTQAEIDNGQLICLVGIAPVKPAEFVIVRIGLWTAHTSD is encoded by the coding sequence ATGCCCGAGTACCTGTCGCCCGCTGTCTACGTCGAGGAAGTCGACACGGGATCGAAGCCGATCGAAGGCGTGAGCACGAGCACCGCCGGCATGGTCGGGGTGACCGAACGCGGGCCGGTGAACGTGCCGATCCTGGTCACCAGCATGGGAGAGTTCACGCGCTGGTTCGGGGAACCGCTCGGCGACGTGGAGTTCCGCAACGCGAACGGCTTCCACTGCTACCTGCCGCACGCGGTGCAGGGCTTCTTCACCAACGGCGGCAAGCGGGTGTACGTCACGCGGGTGCTGCGCGACGATGCGCGTGCCTCGGTGGCGGCGCTCTTCGACCGTGGCGGACCCGCCTCGGTGGCCTCGCGGCTCCTGCGCTCGACGCGGGCCGGCACGGGCACGCTGGTCAACCAGCCGCTGGTGTCGATCCTGGCGCCGGCCGCCCTGGCCGCGGGTGACGCGATCCGCATCGGCAACGGCAGCCAGAGCGAGTACCGCACGCTGGCGGCGAATCCGGTGGCGAGCACGCATGTCGCGCTCTCGTTCCCGCTGGCGCATGCCCACGACGCGGGGACGCCGATCACCGACGTCGCGCGCCTGCTGCTGGCACCGTTCACCGCTCCCTGCACCCTGGCGGCGGCGACGCCGGCCGGCACGGCGACGGTCACGCTCACGGAGGGTGTGGCGGGTGAGGCGGCGTTCCTGGCCGCCGGCCAGGTCCTCGAGTTCGGTGCTGCGGCCGACGCCGAGCACCGGCGCATCGAGCGGCTGAGTGGCGCGGGCGCCTCACGCACCGTGGTGCTGGATGCGCCGCTGGTGCTGGCCCATGCCGCGGCGACAGCGGTGACACCGCTGAACGTGGCCGGCGGTGCGGCGACGACGCTGCTGGCGGCCGCCAATGCCCGGGACAGCGTGATCTTCGGCGATGCGATCGGCGCCGACTTCACGCTCACCGCCAACCTGGTGGTGTTCGAGGCGGGCACGGCCCAGGTGGAGGTGCGGCGGATCGCCGACCTGCACCAGCTCGCGCTGCTGCGCAGCACGTACGACGCGTACCCGCGCGGCTCGACGGTCTCCGAGGTCACCGTCACCGACGACCGGCGCACGCTCACCGCCGCCTCGGTGGTGGACACGATCACGATCGACGATGTCGCCGGCCTGGAGCCGGGGCAGCGCCTGCGCGTGGATCCCGGCGGGGCGCCGGAGGTGCGGACGATCCGTTCCGTCGACACCACCGCGCTGACCGTGACCTTCACGGTGGCGTTGGCGGGCCCGCACGGGGCGGGCCAGTTCGTGGAGGTGCTGCCGACCACGCTCACCGCAGCGACGGCGGTGGCCGACGTGAGCATCCCGCTGGCGTCGCGGCTGGGGCTCGGCGTCGGCGACGTGCTGCGCATCGGCGTGGCGCCTGACGCGGAGTTCGCGACGGTCGCCGCCCTCACCGGCGACCCGGCTGCGCCGCCGAATGCGGGGGCCATCGTGCTGGCGGGCCCGCTGGCGATCGCCCACGCGAATGGTGCCACGGTGCAGCGGGTCCGGGTCGGTCCCGCGGCGGTGGTGCGCCAACCGGCCTCGCTGGTGCTGGACGCGGCCGCCGACAGCGACGTGCTGGTGGTGAGCGAGAACTTCGGCTTCGCACTCGGCGACATGGTCGAGGTGACGACACCGTCGGGGCTCCGCTGGCTGCACGCGCTGTCGGCGGCGGCGGCGGCAGTGGTGCCGATGGAGGTGGAGCTGGATGCGCCGCTCGATCGCAGCCATGAGCTGGGGGCCGAGATCGCGCAGCGGACGGCGATGATCGGCATCTCGGCGATCGATGCGGGGCGCTGGGGTGACCGCCTGCGGATCTCGGTGGAGGACGAGGCGAACGGCCTCGTGTCGGGTGCGACGCTGGCGATCGTGAACAGCCCGACCGACATCCGGCTCTCGTCGCCGACCGGCGTGGAGCCGGGCACGGTGCTGGAGCTGATCGCGCCGGCGGGGGACGACACGGTGATCGGCGGGTTGCTGAAGGTGGCCGCCATCAACCGCTCCAACAACCGCATCACGCTGGCCGCGCCACTGAGTGCCGCGCAGAACACGGCGTACACCAATGCGCTCGGGCTGGGCCAGCAGCTGCGGGTGCGGTCGCGCGAGTTCCGGCTCTCGGTGCTGCTGATGCGGCGCCCCGACCCGATGGTGCCGTCGCGCGACGACTCGGCGGTGGACCGCGAGGTGTTCGCGAACCTCTCGATGGACCCGCGGCACTCGCGCTACTTCCTGTCGCTGATCGGTGACGTCGCTGGTGTGCCGCGGTTGAGCGACGGGCGTCCCGACGGCGGCTCGTGGTACGTGCGTGCCGAGGACCTGGCGGCGAACGCGGCGGCGCGCGAGGCGGTGCGCCTGGGCCCCGAGACGCTGGTGGACCGGTTGCCGAGCGGCATGCCCCGTGCGGCGCGCCACGCGCTGGCCGGCGGTGACGACTCGCTCGCGCTGCTGGACGACACGGTCTACATCGGCGTCGACGCCGTCGATCCCGGTGACCGGACCGGCTTGCAGGCGCTCAAGAACATCGAGGAAGTGAGCATCGTCGCGATTCCCGGCCGCACCGCCACCGCGCTGCAGGGGGCGCTGATCTCGCACTGCGAGGAGATGCGCTTCCGCTTCGCCGTGCTGGACTCGCAGCGGGCGCCGCTGGATGCGATCGCCGACGTGCGGGCGCAGCGCCAGCAGTTCGACACGAAGTACGCGGCGCTCTACTACCCGTGGCTGCTCATCCCGCAGCCCTTCCCGACCGTGCCCGGGCCGACGCTGCCGTACATGGTGCCGCCGGCCGGCCACATGGTGGGCGTGTACGCGCGCACCGACATCGAGCGCGGCGTGCACAAGGCGCCGGCGAACGAGGTGGTGCGCGGCATCGTGGGGCTGCAGCGCAGCCTGAGCAAGGGCGAGCACGACATCCTGAACCCGTACCCGGTGAACATCAACGTCATCCGCGACTTCCGCAGCAACAGCCGCGGGATCCGGGCATGGGGCGGGCGCGTGATCACGAGCGACAGCGACTGGAAGTACGTGAACGTGCGGCGCCTCATGATCTTCATCGAGCAGTCGGTGGAGCGCGGGCTGCAGTGGGTGGTGTTCGAGCCCAACGCCGAGCCGCTCTGGGCCCGCGTGGTGCGGACGATCTCGAACTTCCTGCGCACCGTGTGGCGCAACGGCGCCCTCGAGGGCACCAAGGTGGAGGAGGCGTTCTTCGTGCGCTGCGACCGCAGCACGATGACGCAGGCCGAGATCGACAACGGGCAGCTCATCTGCCTGGTGGGCATCGCGCCGGTGAAGCCGGCGGAGTTCGTGATCGTGCGCATCGGGCTCTGGACCGCCCACACCAGCGACTGA